One part of the Lotus japonicus ecotype B-129 chromosome 2, LjGifu_v1.2 genome encodes these proteins:
- the LOC130736656 gene encoding uncharacterized protein LOC130736656, with amino-acid sequence MRGKTSADQLLYDPEIEATARRNNSKTKRRKQLAKQRKEQEASSSLISSRNQEQNIMAAAPGRENGDDNAGFVNFTPRNMTRIGRPAGNEKPPEMKSGLVQLMYANPFAGLDHENPYTHLTKFYELCGTASLTQTEEEAVFLRLFPLTLIGQAKDWFLDQPQTILSDWNELERKFMARYFSESKFMNCKTAISTFSQFAGESLCEAWERFKSMLRKCPNHGFDARTQIHIFRNGLDKQSKLILDATAGGSLMAKTPTEAIQIIEAMALNDQQDQHHRGPPRRGGMIELGTNDVVLAQNKQLQQQLDEVKQKLADLPKQLKEMHDSSSRKQVYRCDVCAGDHHTSSCDQNQEEVNYVGNQQRQGQYQNNYPMGGNQYNNQPWRQDTGPSSSRVPPAPYQNQQYQHNQPFQQPSQDRTSKLEDTLTQFMQVSISNQKNTDASIKNLEVQVGQMAKQLSQLTTEQKGKFHANTEDNPREHCNAIFTRSGRVVGGEIDVDEEKNESHDPKESEKEEGAEKEEEKNKREVVDREEKKKSENHEKKKESEEVRWSPPIQRLPYPPNSKKIDHERQKRRFLDIFRHLNITMPFSEALEQIPSYGKYMKELLNKKDRLKALHEDEVIQLNGRCSAILQRLPPPKHRSSKSLVLPVKLDNNQSCNALIDSGATINLMPLSLLKRLGDVEVEPTEMTLQLADISQITSRNCRECDCDGGAAEFPSRLCGCRCS; translated from the coding sequence ATGCGAGGTAAAACTTCAGCTGATCAACTGTTGTACGATCCCGAGATCGAAGCTACAGCTAGAAGAAACAATAGCAAGACAAAGAGGAGAAAACAATTAGCTAAGCAAAGAAAGGAACAAGAAGCATCATCTTCTTTAATCTCTTCAAGAAATCAAGAACAAAACATCATGGCAGCTGCTCCAGGTCGTGAAAATGGAGATGACAATGCAGGTTTTGTGAACTTCACACCGAGGAATATGACAAGAATCGGAAGACCTGCAGGTAATGAGAAGCCACCTGAGATGAAGTCCGGATTGGTGCAGCTAATGTATGCCAACCCATTTGCTGGTTTGGACCATGAGAATCCGTACACGCATTTGACAAAGTTCTATGAACTTTGTGGCACTGCTAGCCTTACACAAACTGAGGAAGAAGCTGTGTTCCTGAGGCTCTTTCCCTTGACTTTGATTGGGCAAGCTAAAGACTGGTTTTTGGATCAGCCACAAACCATTTTATCTGATTGGAATGAACTTGAAAGGAAATTCATGGCAAGGTATTTCTCTGAATCAAAATTCATGAATTGTAAAACTGCTATTTCTACTTTTTCCCAGTTTGCAGGTGAAAGCCTATGTGAAGCTTGGGAGAGATTTAAGTCTATGCTGAGAAAGTGCCCAAATCATGGGTTTGATGCTCGAACTCAAATTCATATATTCAGAAATGGTTTGGACAAACAAAGCAAGCTGATCTTGGATGCTACAGCTGGAGGGTCTCTTATGGCTAAAACACCTACTGAAGCCATTCAGATTATTGAGGCTATGGCTCTAAACGACCAACAAGATCAACACCATCGTGGTCCACCaaggagaggtggaatgattgAGCTAGGGACAAATGATGTTGTTTTGGCTCAAAATAAGCAGCTTCAACAACAACTAGATGAAGTAAAACAAAAGCTCGCAGATCTTCCAAAGCAACTAAAAGAGATGCATGATTCCTCTTCTAGAAAACAGGTATATAGATGTGATGTTTGTGCAGGTGATCATCATACTAGTAGCTGTGATCAAAATCAGGAAGAAGTGAACTACGTGGGAAATCAACAGAGGCAAGGTCAGTACCAGAACAACTACCCTATGGGAGGTAACCAGTACAATAACCAACCTTGGAGGCAAGACACAGGACCATCTTCCAGCAGGGTACCACCAGCACCGTACCAAAATCAACAATACCAACATAATCAACCATTTCAACAACCATCACAAGATAGGACTTCCAAACTGGAGGATACACTAACCCAATTTATGCAGGTTTCGATATCCAACCAGAAAAATACGGATGCATCCATTAAAAACTTGGAAGTACAAGTTGGACAGATGGCTAAACAATTGAGTCAGCTGACTACTGAGCAGAAAGGGAAGTTCCATGCCAATACAGAAGACAATCCCAGGGAGCATTGCAATGCAATATTCACAAGAAGTGGGAGAGTAGTTGGTGGagagattgatgtggatgaagagaaaaatgagagcCATGATCCAAAAGAGAGTGAAAAAGAGGAAGGGgctgaaaaagaagaagaaaagaataaaagagaGGTTGTAGAtagagaggaaaagaaaaagagtgaaaaccatgagaaaaagaaagagagtgAGGAAGTCAGGTGGAGTCCGCCTATCCAACGCTTGCCATATCCTCCGAATTCTAAAAAGATTGATCATGAGAGGCAAAAGAGGAGATTTCTAGATATTTTCAGGCATTTGAACATCACAATGCCATTTTCTGAGGCATTGGAGCAAATTCCCTCCTATGGCAAGTACATGAAAGAGCTTTTGAATAAAAAGGACAGGTTGAAAGCACTGCATGAAGATGAGGTGATCCAGCTCAATGGACGTTGTAGTGCAATTCTGCAACGCTTACCACCTCCAAAGCATAGAAGTTCCAAGAGTCTTGTCTTGCCGGTTAAACTTGACAACAATCAATCCTGTAATGCACTGATAGACTCTGGGGCTACTATCAATTTAATGCCTCTTTCCTTGTTGAAAAGATTGGGAGATGTGGAAGTAGAGCCTACAGAGATGACGCTGCAACTAGCTGATATCAGTCAAATTACCTCAAGGAATTGCAGAGAATGTGACTGTGATGGTGGAGCAGCTGAATTTCCCAGTAGACTTTGTGGTTGTAGATGTTCCTGA